The Manihot esculenta cultivar AM560-2 chromosome 1, M.esculenta_v8, whole genome shotgun sequence genome has a window encoding:
- the LOC110628545 gene encoding anamorsin homolog: MDTTKAQSSVLAFSDYTVLPVSMVINAVGELANEGAERCDPQVITQASSLSNLPVDSSSMDVVISISRSLQFPSDLLFGEISRVLKPGGTVLICKSLQSVAEETDKEILTLERKLLLAGFLETQGLQLKAVGLSGVVQSFGVKAKKPSWKIGSSFAIKKSTKGSVKVQIDDDLIDEDSLLTEDDLKKPQLPAVGDCEVGSTRKACKNCTCGRAEAEEKVKLGLTMDQLNNPQSACGNCGLGDAFRCSTCPYKGLPPFKLGEKVSLSGNFLAADI, from the exons ATG GATACAACAAAGGCACAGAGTAGCGTGCTAGCCTTTTCAGATTATACAGTTCTTCCTGTAAGTATGGTGATAAATGCAGTTGGGGAGCTTGCTAATGAAGGAGCTGAGCGATGTGATCCTCAAGTTATCACTCAAGCATCGTCTCTAA GTAATCTGCCAGTGGATTCTTCATCTATGGATGTTGTCATTTCCATAAGTAGGTCACTACAATTTCCCAGTGACCTCCTGTTCGGGGAAATTTCAAGAGTGTTGAAGCCTGGTGGCACTGTCCTGATTTGCAAGAGTCTGCAGTCTGTTGCAGAGGAGACAGATAAG GAAATACTTACTCTTGAGCGCAAGTTGCTGTTGGCCGGTTTTCTAGAAACACAAGGTCTCCAATTGAAAGCTGTTGGACTATCTGGAGTTGTTCAATCATTTGGG GTTAAGGCTAAGAAGCCTTCTTGGAAGATTGGGTCATCTTTTGCTATTAAGAAGTCCACAAAAGGTTCAGTTAAGGTTCAGATTGATGACGATTTGATTGATGAAGATAGCCTGTTGACTGAAGATGATTTGAAAAAGCCCCAGTTACCAGCTG TTGGTGATTGTGAAGTAGGAAGTACAAGGAAAGCTTGCAAAAATTGCACATGTGGCAGAGCTGAGGCAGAGGAGAAAGTAAAGTTAGGACTAACAATGGATCAGCTGAACAATCCTCAATCAGCATGTGGCAAC TGTGGGTTAGGGGACGCCTTCCGCTGCAGTACATGCCCTTACAAAGGCCTCCCACCATTCAAACTTGGGGAGAAG GTATCACTGTCTGGAAACTTCCTTGCTGCAGatatttga